Proteins encoded together in one Chiloscyllium plagiosum isolate BGI_BamShark_2017 chromosome 50, ASM401019v2, whole genome shotgun sequence window:
- the LOC122544539 gene encoding late histone H2A.L3-like encodes MSARGKGSGKARSKAKSRSSRAGLQFPVGRVHRLLRKGNYAERVGAGAPVYLAAVLEYLTAEILELAGNAARDNKKTRIIPRHLQLAVRNDEELNKLLGGVTIAQGGVLPNIQAVLLPKKTSAAGSAKK; translated from the coding sequence GCTCCAAAGCGAAGTCTCGGTCGTCTCGGGCTGGCCTGCAGTTCCCGGTGGGCCGTGTTCACAGGCTCCTGAGAAAGGGTAACTATGCTGAGCGTGTGGGTGCCGGAGCGCCGGTCTATCTGGCTGCGGTGCTGGAGTATCTGACGGCTGAGATCCTGGAGCTGGCCGGCAACGCGGCCCGGGACAACAAGAAGACCCGCATCATCCCCAGGCACCTGCAGCTGGCCGTGCGCAACGACGAGGAGCTCAACAAGCTGCTGGGAGGGGTGACCATCGCTCAGGGCGGGGTGCTGCCTAATATCCAGGCCGTGCTGCTGCCCAAGAAAACCTCCGCTGCTGGATCTGCTAAAAAGTGA